One Salmo salar chromosome ssa01, Ssal_v3.1, whole genome shotgun sequence DNA window includes the following coding sequences:
- the LOC106570461 gene encoding zinc finger protein 239 isoform X1 yields MSKIQLLRGFLNQRLTAAAEEIFEVVEQTIAEYQEECFRTKEENVRLQKLLDIVIKPEIKVHRADLQQLIVSKEEVPPEQQHCEKEWSPNLGQEVKEEQEELRTNQGEEQLQGLEEEFIFSPAFVKSHYDQVSSWTSHFPSTSNEQINTESDGEDYRLLEPTSDSQTLAAVNLDCSVANSMGSLVCHMKMHAKDADDSGVCEKNFHSTESMQDHLQTHIDTRFSCDVCSKCFTMSSKLKMHMRCHRRNLLPCPFCGKYSNSAANLKVHIRTHTGEKPYQCRDCVKCFSCKSNLKKHIRCHTGEKPYHCPDCGKGFTQSAHMGMHMRIHTGEKPHSCSVCGRSFSNGPHLKVHMRTHTGEKPYNCSLCDKCFSSHSGLTVHTRTHTGEKPYICPLCKKGFTSASNLKAHKKRHTKSKNCVGVMVVANASLQRSGNK; encoded by the exons ATGTCTAAAATACAGCTGTTGAGAGGGTTTCTCAACCAGCGATTAACAGCGGCTGCTGAGGAGATATTCGAGGTAGTTGAACAAACGATAGCAGAGTACCAGGAAGAATGTTTCCGTACAAAGGAGGAGAACGTCCGTTTACAGAAGCTGCTGGATATCGTCATTAAACCTGAAATTAAGGTACACCGAGCAG ACCTCCAGCAGCTCATTGTCTCTAAGGAAGAGGTTCCCCCTGAGCAGCAACACTGTGAGAAGGAATGGAGCCCCAATCTGGGGCAGGAGGttaaagaggaacaggaggaactCAGGACCAATCAGGGGGAAGAGCAGCTTCAAGGGCTGGAGGAAGAGTTCATATTCTCTCCTGCCTTTGTGAAAAGTCACTATGATCAGGTTTCAAGTTGGACCTCACATTTCCCCAGCACCTCAAATGAACAGATCAACACAGAATCTGATGGAGAGGACTACAGATTATTAGAACCAACCAGTGACTCCCAGACTCTCGCTGCAGTTAATCTAGACTGTTCTGTAGCTAACTCCATGGGTTCTCTAGTTTGTCATATGAAAATGCATGCGAAGGACGCAGACGATAGTGGTGTGTGTGAAAAAAACTTTCATTCCACGGAGAGTATGCAAGATCACCTCCAAACTCATATTGACACTAGGTTTTCTTGTGATGTTTGTAGTAAATGTTTCACTATGAGTAGTAAACTGAAAATGCATATGAGGTGCCACAGACGGAATCTACTTCCATGCCCTTTTTGTGGTAAATATTCCAACAGTGCAGCTAATCTGAAAGTACACATCAGGACCCACACAGGTGAGAAACCTTATCAGTGCCGTGATTGTGTGAAATGTTTCAGCTGTAAATCTAATCTGAAAAAACACATCAGAtgtcacacaggggagaaaccgtaTCATTGTCCTGACTGTGGCAAAGGATTTACTCAGAGTGCCCATATGGGTATGCATATGAGgattcacacaggggagaaaccacaTAGCTGTAGTGTATGTGGCAGGTCTTTTAGCAATGGCCCTCATCTTAAAGTGCACATGAGGACCCATACAGGTGAAAAACCATATAATTGCAGTCTTTGTGATAAATGTTTTAGTAGTCATTCTGGTCTGACAGTTCACACAAGgactcacacaggggagaagccataTATATGTCCTTTAtgcaaaaaaggctttacatcaGCAAGTAATTTAAAGGCCCACAAAAAGCGCCATACTAAAAGTAAAAACTGTGTAGGTGTTATGGTTGTGGCAAATGCTTCACTACAAAGGAGTGGGAATAAATGA
- the LOC106570461 gene encoding uncharacterized protein isoform X2: MSKIQLLRGFLNQRLTAAAEEIFEVVEQTIAEYQEECFRTKEENVRLQKLLDIVIKPEIKTSSSSLSLRKRFPLSSNTVRRNGAPIWGRRLKRNRRNSGPIRGKSSFKGWRKSSYSLLPL; this comes from the exons ATGTCTAAAATACAGCTGTTGAGAGGGTTTCTCAACCAGCGATTAACAGCGGCTGCTGAGGAGATATTCGAGGTAGTTGAACAAACGATAGCAGAGTACCAGGAAGAATGTTTCCGTACAAAGGAGGAGAACGTCCGTTTACAGAAGCTGCTGGATATCGTCATTAAACCTGAAATTAAG ACCTCCAGCAGCTCATTGTCTCTAAGGAAGAGGTTCCCCCTGAGCAGCAACACTGTGAGAAGGAATGGAGCCCCAATCTGGGGCAGGAGGttaaagaggaacaggaggaactCAGGACCAATCAGGGGGAAGAGCAGCTTCAAGGGCTGGAGGAAGAGTTCATATTCTCTCCTGCCTTTGTGA